GCagcggatacaagttcgctgtTCGGAAAAACAGtgcggtcgcccgagggcaatgttgacgttgagcccccgagctcctaggatgatttctccatgatcatgatagggatcggagttgatgttgatggaGGCCGCGTCCGAATATGATGATCGGAGGCAGGACACAGTCCCcggtcaagccaaggtgaccagtcgagccggcgaTGAAGATGCCGACGTCGCAGTCGATCTGCAGACGAGCCATTGACCCTTTGCCGATCACAcagcagaactctcaatgaaagcaccattatcggtgtcaaaaccggcagatcttgggtagggggtcccgaactgtgcgtctaaggtcgatggtaacaggagacaggggacacgatgtttacccaggttcgggccctctctatggaggtaataccctacttcctgcttcattgatcttgatgaatatgagtattacaagagttgatctaccacgagatcatatgttgtggtctaaaccctaggggtatgatgattaatgtcataatcctctatcgactagcctggccttggcttatataatgcatCAGAGGTCTAGGATAataagagtcctagccgaatacgttggtggagaggagtccttgtcttgatcaccaagtcttgtggaatactccttgtatgcggcatgggctgtccgatgtggcccatgagtgaaccacCATGGGGTCCTTGGCCCGATCCACCTGGccgggagacgatgtggtgagtaccccctagtccaggacaccgtcaaagTTCAACCTTAACATGTCTGCACTAGCATACTGGTATATCAAAACAGTGTTTGGAACAAAGGACAATATGGGCCcttgagatctggtgggggattgttgaAATATGAGGGTGGGTCTAGGGCCCATCTAACAGTTTCTAAAAAATCTACAAGGGCCCATGTGGGTTTTATGGCAATGGGTGTGGTGCGAAGTTTAGTCTCACATTGCTAGTTGgagaggagttggacctccttataagggattCTCTTCCACATGCTATTGGAGTTTGAGAAGAGAAGTGGTTCCCACGCGCTCCTCCTCGgccgcccgcctcgcctcgccttgAGTTGCGagaatgagccgagccgaggtCAGTGGCAATTAGTTTTTTGGGGAGTGTCTCCTACACGACTGTTCACCATCATTCGTCCATGTCCGCGTCGTCTTCATCGTCACCATGTCCACTGCCAACAAAGCCGAGAAGAAGGCCACCAAGGATGTTGTTgttgccgccgccgtcgccgcggccTCCGCCTGGCCGATCGGAGGGTATAACATGTTTATCTCTCTCCTGTTAATTTTTGTCTTAGCATTACTAGCTATGTGCGTAGATGTTTCTACTATATGCGTAGTACATGCTAGTCTGGTTCGTAATCAGTATGTCAGTAATTTTGTCAATGCCATGATCGTGATTATTTTCTAGATTGATTTAATAAAAAACTGCCTATTTACTTCAGCAACTAAAGTCACATTTGTCAGAGTTAGTAAAACGTACTTTTCGTGGAATTGAATAAATAGAAAGGAGATCCAGATTTCATATCTTTCATAGTGGTCATGTAGGAACAAAGATTTACACCGGATATTGTGTGACAATCTTCATGGAATTGGGTTCTTCTtgttttatactccctccgtttttatgtAATCCGTGTATTAGTTTTGgtgaaagtcaaactttgtaaacattgacaaagtttataaacaaaaatattaacatatacaataacaaattaACATCATtaattcattattgaatgtactttcacatcattttgattttttatgataaatatttatatatttttctataaacttaaTCAAACTTTACAaggtttgacttcagtcaaacctaatatgcgaGTAAATAAAAGCGGAGGGAGTATATGTATTTTTTTACCCTGTGGATCTGTTCCATTTGATGCTTCATGAATTCCATGTTCTCAGTATTTTATTTCAGCGCACGTTCCGTTCGTTTTGGAGTGCGCCGACTTCCTCGGCTTTCTCCCGGACAAGCTCCCACGTGTCCTGGACGTGCTGCATCTCCGTCATGGCTCCGCCCACGGCCATACGGATAACAAACTTGCCGTCCACCACGAAATGCGTCATGAACGCCCGCCCGCTGGCGTTCACCGCCACGAGGAGCCCACGGTTCGAGGCATCAACGGCATCATCGTCGCCCTCGAGCCTTGGACGGAGGCGGAAGGTCACGAGGGAGAACCTCGTCGGCGCTACCACCTCGAACCGCCCGTCCGCCTCCAGCGCCTGCTCGAACCACTTGGCCATCTCGACGTGCCGCCGTACGTACGCCCGCATGCCCGCCCCGCCGTAGCGGCGCAGCACCAACCACAGCTTCATGGCACGGAACGGCCGCGACAGCGCGATCTGCCAGTCCTTGTAGTCGACCACGCCCGCGCCTGCACTTTCTTCTGTGACGTTGCTGAGGTACTCTGGGTTGGTCGACAGTGCGGAGGTGAGCGCGGCCGGGCTCGCCACCCACAGGCAGCAGCAGTCCATGTTGGTGAGGAACCACTTGTGCGGGTTCATGCTCACCGAGTCCGCGAGCTCGGCGCCGTCGATGTGATGCTGGAACTCGGGGCAGATCAGGGCGCTGCCGGCGTACGCGGTGTCGACGTGCAGCCATATGCCGTGCCTCCGCGCCAGCTCGCCGAGGTCCCGCACCGGGTCGACCGCGCCGAGCCCGGTCGTGCCGACCGTGGCGCACAGGTACAGCGGCACCAGCCCGCTGGCCACGTCGGCCTCCACCGCGTCGCGGACGCTGGCCGCGGTGAGGCCGTAGCCCGACGCCGCCGTCGTCGGGATGACGCGGAAATTGGACCGCGGGATCCCCACGATACTCGCGCCCTTCTGGAACGTGCAGTGGCTCTGGTCCGAGGCGTAGACCACCAGCCTCAGGATGCCCTCGTGGCCGAGCCTGCTCAGCGCGCGATCGCGTGCGGCAGCGAGCGTGCACACCACGGCCTCGCAGGTGCTTCCGTgcagcacgccgccgccgccgccggagaagAGGAAGCGATCCGGGAGGCCCACCAGCTTGCCCATCCAGTCCACCACGGTGCTCTCGAGCTCGGTTGCGGCCGGCGAGGCGACCCGCATGAACGGCACAATGTTGAGCCCGGTGGAGAGC
The Aegilops tauschii subsp. strangulata cultivar AL8/78 chromosome 3, Aet v6.0, whole genome shotgun sequence genome window above contains:
- the LOC109754049 gene encoding tyrosine decarboxylase 1-like; the encoded protein is MATGGAPFDALSPLDPDTFAGESRAVINFLAGYYRDVETYPVQSQALPGCLRALLPDAPPENGEPMDVILEEVRTHIVPALTHWQSPKFFGYFPMNASTAGFAGEMLSTGLNIVPFMRVASPAATELESTVVDWMGKLVGLPDRFLFSGGGGGVLHGSTCEAVVCTLAAARDRALSRLGHEGILRLVVYASDQSHCTFQKGASIVGIPRSNFRVIPTTAASGYGLTAASVRDAVEADVASGLVPLYLCATVGTTGLGAVDPVRDLGELARRHGIWLHVDTAYAGSALICPEFQHHIDGAELADSVSMNPHKWFLTNMDCCCLWVASPAALTSALSTNPEYLSNVTEESAGAGVVDYKDWQIALSRPFRAMKLWLVLRRYGGAGMRAYVRRHVEMAKWFEQALEADGRFEVVAPTRFSLVTFRLRPRLEGDDDAVDASNRGLLVAVNASGRAFMTHFVVDGKFVIRMAVGGAMTEMQHVQDTWELVREKAEEVGALQNERNVR